The Gossypium hirsutum isolate 1008001.06 chromosome D07, Gossypium_hirsutum_v2.1, whole genome shotgun sequence genome includes the window GTTATGACGACAAATCCAATTATGATTCTTACATTTATAATCCTACAACCAAACAATTTGTTATGATTGCTCTACCAGCTAACCCGCAGGATGCTAGAATTGTATATAGTTTGAGCTTAgcatttcatcataccaagtcgCCTCACTATAAAGTTGTCTGCGTCCGAGACCCTGACCCATGGCTCAACATTTCAGATGATCCAGACTCGAACTTCGTGAGCCAACAAATCGAAATATACTCGTCTCAAACTCGTTCCTGGAGACTCTCCGGTAAGCCTTTCCTTGCCCATGTCAACACTGAGTTTGGTGGTGGGGTGTTTTGCAATGGTGCCATTCATTGGCTTGGTGCATGGAACAATACTTCTTTTTATTTCAACGTCCAAGATGAGGAACTTCGAGATTTGCCAATGCCTCCAATTCCCGATGATTGGGAAGACCTTAGGCAGTGTCGGTATTTCGGTGAATCTCAAAACCATTTGCATACCTCCAACAACTCGATTCTGTGTGTACAAGATTGAGAGTGATTACTCTGGATGGTTTGTTAAGTATAACATTAATCTTGATCTACTAACAGTTGCATATCCAGGAATGGTACGGACATATTCCGTTCCTTCGGATTTGAATTATTACGTCTTTTCGGTTCTTTGTATTGTTAGGGAAGCAGATGATGAAGAATCACACATGGTGCTGCATATACCTGAGAAGGCTATACACTACAATCTAAAGGATCGCAGCTTCAAGAAGATTTGTGATTTAGATGCAGATGAAAATGGTTATAAGGGCAGCCCTGTTTAGATTTCCTTGACATTTTTGGGCTCATCATTTCATCCAAACTCTCTCTCCTGTATGAAGGATTACTTATTacatagtatatatatttatatatgcatgtctgcacctatatatacatatatgcaaaaCAAACAGAATCTTAGATATTAAAGGTATTACAAATCAAACTTGATTGCATAATTTGCAATTAATGCTACAAGAATGCATCCATATCTTTTTCCATCAATTCTATTGCTGTATGAAATAAACAAATGCTAGCAAACAGTTTTACTTTTAACTGTGATATAATGAAGCCTTTACAAGCATATTAGATTAGCACGAGCCACCATTATTcctttctttcaaatattttccCTCTTTCCCCACATCAACTTCTTCCCATTTTCTACCTTCTGACTGAATCAGCTGAGCTACTCTCCAATGGGGTGAACATGAAGTTCCCAGAAAACATGGCTTCTTTATCTGAAAATTAAATCCCAAATTTTAGATTAAGTTTGAAGACATTGGATTCATTATCATAAACTCAAAAGTTCCCAATAATAATCACCGTCAATTAGTTAGTTGGACTGATAAAAAATAGCCTACCAGTTAACGAGAGGCAACTGATTTCACGACGAACATACCTTGCCATCGCCTACAGACAAAAACATAAATCAACTCAAAATAAACTTACGTTGCTCATACTGTATTTCATGTTATGAGCACAGTCTTTCTTCTCCAAAAGGTTAAAATATGGATAGATTGGCATTTCAAAAAGGAACTAAAGAAAATACCTAACGGACCAACACCACATCCTACATAACTGTTAATTACAATGGCATAAAAGAAGAGATGGGAACATGCCTGGACTGTATGTAACGCGGCAGCATCTGGCTTGGATGTACCATCATCAGAAAAGATATTCCTGCAAAATTCCAAACCAATGTTTGAACCTGAGTAAATTCATTGCCAAAAATGTAGATAAGCCTCAGAAGGACTGAGAGTGGCTACAACTTCATTGTACCAGCCAAACTGAAAAAGGGACCAAGTCTAATTCTTACATCATAATTTCATGGCTATCCACTGGGAATCACCAAGTTTCGGTATAACAAATTACACATCTAGTTACTGTAGTTCAAAATGGcaggcatataaattattaaacaaaACTAATCTTCCTTGCACAGGCATAGAATTAAAAGAGAAGTTGCAATGAGGACAACCAAAAATGACTGGAATAAGTTCCAATAAAGATCTTACCTCCATATAACCTCTGTTAGCTCCTCGTGTGTAGCCTCCGGAAGCAAGGCAGCATCATAAGCAACAATATTTCCATAGAATATCTTCTCCAATTCTTTCATCCATTTCGTCAAAAGTAAGTTAACCTGCCATTTCAAAGATAATAAAACTAGCTTCACAACAACTATTCAAGTCTCAAGCGATATAACAGCAGATCAACATACCCCAGCTTTAGATACTCTGAGCTCAACATCATGATTATAAATCTCATAGACGTATTGTCCTAATTCAACACCATCTTTTCCTTCAGCTTTCAACCGGCGTAAGCAGAGCCACATATGAAGTACAAGCAGTGAAAACGTCATCCTGAATGTCTTCTCCAAGCTAAATACTGCACAT containing:
- the LOC107953624 gene encoding F-box protein At5g07610; the encoded protein is MRKLGSPANKPEYGFIPLGNKSSADDAPFKYLDFINHPSDDPDSNFVSQQIEIYSSQTRSWRLSGKPFLAHVNTEFGGGVFCNGAIHWLGAWNNTSFYFNVQDEELRDLPMPPIPDDWEDLRQCRYFGESQNHLHTSNNSILCVQD
- the LOC107953623 gene encoding LOW QUALITY PROTEIN: ubiquinol-cytochrome-c reductase complex assembly factor 1 (The sequence of the model RefSeq protein was modified relative to this genomic sequence to represent the inferred CDS: inserted 1 base in 1 codon), producing MLPRWSRAVIHLSKLRSFNSIELGKDFSLIHRQSYAAVAPAPAPSADSFPPTRSSVNLDKMFWSKPCSLALAPDSPXRVEDPKYEGIRRIVLKMMLFYSKQSKSIRGANVIYRRVLSQVDKPAIYEVFSLEKTFRMTFSLLVLHMWLCLRRLKAEGKDGVELGQYVYEIYNHDVELRVSKAGVNLLLTKWMKELEKIFYGNIVAYDAALLPEATHEELTEVIWRNIFSDDGTSKPDAAALHTVQAMARYVRREISCLSLTDKEAMFSGNFMFTPLESSSADSVRR